From the genome of Athalia rosae chromosome 3, iyAthRosa1.1, whole genome shotgun sequence:
ATAAATAAAAGAACTCATCCTCTGACTGGTACTGAGAACTAGAAGTGTTGTAGAGAAGAGTACAAAGTATCTGTCCCTGCGTTCGATTCCTGTAGCTAAGATAACGGGTCCAACGTAAATTATGTCACCCAGCGAGTGGAGATCTTCTCCTTCCCAGCCTTTAATTCCCCCAGCAAGTACAGTGATTGCCAACTCCTTCTGTTTTCTTATTGCACTACACCTTTCCTGTAACATCATTGCAAAGTACAATGCGATTGACAAGTTAATGTTTAATCATATCGAAAAAAACGCTCACTGTGATTTCTCTGTAAACTGAAACACTGCGTTGTGTATCTCCCCTGTCAGGGTGATTTTTCTCCATGTGTCTTTCAAGCTCCTGCAGCATggcggaatatttttccaaccgGCGAAACGGCTTGCTGAGTCCTGTTGTGAGTACAAGAATACCTGGCGAAACAGCCCCGCTACGTTCCATAAACTCGTTTAATTCATCCCTAGAATAGATATTGACAAGATCATACAATCTACGTAATTTTCAAGCCTAGCTTTTGCTTGGGACAAGCATAAGACTTACCTAAATCTATCCAATATGCAGACTGCCCGTGGATGAGAAGAGCAGTAAGTTGCATGGACGGACTGTAGCCTCGGAGCAAGAGCTAGAAAAAGACTACCAACTCTCGCGTCTGGACTTTGCAGCGAAGAAGCCTCTAAAAGGGTGAGCAGATGCTGATGGACTTCCAAAACATCGAGCATATTGCCGATTAGCTGCTTGTACTCATCTCTTGTTAAACtagggtgaagaaaaatttttagcatAACTTTATATCGCTCAATATCTGGATATACTCACATACTAGATGTTTCTAGGGGCTGCAAAAAGTTGTTCACCAGACCCTGGAGTTCAACTACGTTTACTCTCTCTGATTCTATTATGTTGGTGAGAACGACGCCACGATTTGCTTTCTGTTGCACCAATAACTCTTGATTCACTTTTTCAGGTGATAATTTAATCGGAAGGTGGCTATTCTCtgtgaagaaagaaataagttCACAAACAAACGGTAAGATTTTATCACAGACATTATTCACCTggaattttatagtctttgacatAGTTTGATGGAAACCAGCCAGTTTTATCCTGCAATGTGCCCTCCCACCACCCACCATCATCCATCTGAGTTATCGTAATTATGTCACCTTTCCTGAAGCATAACTGaatggaaacaattttttaaagaagAGTATTTAAATTGAGGATGACGAAACACATCAGATAAGACGTCTCACCTCATCGTTGTTCTTTCCCTTGAATGTGAACAGCGCTACTACAAGCTTTGGATGGTCAACTTTCGACATTGCTCAACGATTTGTGCAGTTGCTGTGAAATAAGGAAAACATTGGTTCTAGATGAAATCATGTGTTATTGTGTACAGTTTGACACTAGCTAACCTgctttattttgaaaatgatgaactCATATGCGGATATACAGAGCAGGTACGAAATTAGCTATTCTCAGAATATGAcggaaattcataaaattgtaACACTGCATAAACTATAGATATAGACATGGCTAGATTGAGGTTACATTGTTGATACACGTAAAAATAAAGTACTTCTATGACTGGTTTTTTCCGTCGAGATTTGTAAGGGTTAAAATTAAGTAATGGTCAATTTCTGAGCTCACCCTCGTCAcgataacaaataattgaCATCCGATTATACTCTGCGATCGTTGTTGACTTCCTGGCGAGGTTTGTcttcttttcaaattcacacttgaattctttgatccCGGGGTACCGAGATCACCGTGGACACTGACGATATTCCCATTTCAATCGTACACTCAGTGtgctaattaaaaatcaaatgacAAATGCCCAAAACTGGCCTAATCAGTCTGGCTTCAGCGAGAACTCGACAGCGccattttatgaaaaaattcttcacccGCAGGAAGTTGAAGCACGTGTCTATTTTTAGAGCCACAACCCTTTCGTCACCGCCCGACGATCCCCCCATTCCAAATTTATGtagatgataatgataatactcGTACAAATATCAAACGAACAATTCAAATTCTCAATTTCCATCTGAAGTAATTGTTAGcgaatttgaacaatttaaaTACTTGCCCTGCTTCTCTCGCGCCAATTTTGCAATTCAAACGTGTCTTCAGAATCAAAGGGGTCGATATCCACGGAACTCTTGAGTCCTTCGTAATTCGGCTTATTTATTCCATCATAAACACGAAATGGCAAATTATAGTTACAAAATTAGCTAGTAATGAAACGAAATCAGAATTTTTCTAATGATGAGGTTTCAAGCCACATAATTGCTTTATAAAAAGAATCTTCGCTCACAAATATTAGTTCCATACTTTCGTCTCTTCCCTTCTGACATTTCATGATATTGCCTAtcgcatataggtatgtagtaaTAAGTAATACAGATATGTAGGTCGAAACTCTAAAATAtcacataaaaaaatatccatataatatttataaatatatgtatgtataagtataatagAAATTAGGATAATACAATTATTAGTCTTCCAAATTTAGGCATTCCAAGTTGGAGAGTCTACGACCGattgtttctcgtttcttttcctgCTCCAAAATAGTTACATGGGATATTGGATAGCAACTTATCAGAGAAGGCGTAGGTCAATACGGCAGTAATAAGCCTTTTTTCTAATAACTATCACAATCTAATGGTAAACACAATAAATTACGTTCATTTCAGTAACTCAACTCACTCGTCAAACTTTTGGCATCCGTCAATGGACGATTCCTTATACCAATCATCCCTGTAGACGTTTATCAGTTGCGCTTTTTCCTCCAGAGCACTGTATGCTACAACATATTGCACTTAGAGTCACTTAAATATACCTAGGTGATCATCTAGATTACCGTCGGCCTCTATGATGATACAATTAatctcttatttctttttaattatttcgcaAACTTTTAGACTTTTGAGTTAGCGTCACGCCACGTTATTCTAGACTGCATTCTTAAACTGTTCCTAGGGCTTTCTTCAGGCTCGTAAGCTTGATTAACAATTCCTGGATGTCCTTCAAAAACCTCCTTCACAGAAATCTGGCTACTTCTTGTGGGCCTTGGCTGTATACCGAGGGGATTCCCAGCCACCCCATAAATATTGTTAGCTCCCAACGTCTGCATTTGTGATTTCTTCCGCTCTGCCATGATGCTGTTTCTACGGCCTTCAAATGCCTTGAAAGCTTTCGTTGACCTCCTCGTAGACATGTTGCGGGGCAATCCTAAAGtacgtaattgaaaattttcaaattccagcGAGTAAGAGTCCGTGACTCAAAAAAATGTATCGATATCTTACCAGAGCCTTCAGCCATGCTGAAAAATCTCTGCCGGAACGCAACGTCCAAAGTGTTGATGGCCTGCGTCTTTCGCCGGCTCTTCTCCAGATTAcgaattgtttttcttcgaCCTGGGCCGCTTCCACTACCCTCGTCGTAGTCACCCTCCATTCCATCTAACCGTTGAAGATCTCTAACTATTTCAACAGCATGCTTGCTCAGCAAGGCTTCTTCGGAAAGATCCTTTGcctattgatgaaaaataaataaataagaataacAGATAAATGACCGAATTCAAGTTGTGCTCCAACCTTTTTGCAGCAATACCAATCCAATGTTGTGCTGGCAAGAATATGAGCAAATGTGCCAAAGCGATGGAACAACATTGCGGTAAACTGGATGATGAGAatcaaagcaaaaaagaagacgaaaacAAGACCAATGGGCTCGATCTGCAGATATTCCTTAGTTATGTGTACCTGTAACGAATAAAAACAGATGCGTGTTAATTTTCGGTTAATTAAAGACAAATCTGTGCGGAATACATAGACCACAAGATCCTGGCATACATGCAATAAACGTGTATCAAGTTAGACACAACGGATCCTCCTCGATTAAAAGTATTTGTAAAACAGTTATTCGGTTTATTGATTAGACAATTattgtctttggtgttttgtCTCCTGCTTTGACATTGTGTTTCGACGAAGAACGAATGTCTTCGAGTAAGTAGACGAGGAGTCTCTGAAAGTTGATTATTGACCAGGTGAACATAGTACGcacggaattaaaaaaaagtgatgTTATTGACGGACATTTTCAAAGTGATTATTATATTTGCGTGAGCAAGTGCAATCAACACCACATAGCAGCCATGCTAGTGTAACTCATTCTCAGATTTGAAATAAAGCATCCTCATAATAAATGTATTTAGAGTTCTCCatgcataaataaaaatgggaaaaactatcgagaaaaaaaagtctgagAAGTGAGTTACACTGGAAGTTAGTCCCGGGCTGAGAGGCACCCGGAGCACCGGTACCTCTGAGGTTTCCTCTATGTAGGTGATGTTTGTCTTGACCCCTAGGGGCCATACAATGTGGAGCTGGTCTTTGTTCAATTGCAGTAAAAATACAATCAGAATGAAGAGAGCGTTGAACATAAAAAATGCAAACACGCTTTTGTTCCGTAGTTCTATCAGGTCTGCAGCGATACGAGCCTGGGGGATATAAAAAAGACAAAGTGTTATTCTAATAGAAAAAAGCCCCACGGCCATCACCGACTTTGTTCACAGAAGCTCACTACTTGGATTGAGTTAGAAGGAGGTTCGTGAACTTGTCGGTGAATCCCGTGGAGCGGTAATTACCTCCTGGGAACTCTCGTCGTAGGAAATATTGGTCTTGATGCCAAAGGGCCATTTAATGTGGAGCTCGTCTTTGTTCAGTTGCATCAAGAAGACGATCAGTACAAAAAGGGCGTTGAGCATAAAGAACGCGAATACACTCTTGTCACGGAGGTCCTTTAAATCAGCAGCGATACGTGCCTACCACAAGTAGCAAATTGATTAATTCAAAAGACTCAAACCTCAGAAATTACCAGAAAATACCTTAAAAACCTGACAAGAACATgaatcaagaaaaaagaaaacgagcgTAGGGTTGAGAGTTAAACAAATTTGTTAATCCATTGGTAAAGGTGATGGCTGATTTTATACCTTCTCTGCCTTGTCCTCGTCAATGGGGAATAGATACTTCTCCAATAAGTCTTTCCAGAATTGTTCCTCCTGAGGAGAGAGGAAATCAActtccccttttttcaatCCCTCATCCTCCAACCAATAAGGACTGACGAGGAACGTGCGTTCCCGATTAGCTTCCGTTGTTTGACTGACTGTAGTCTCCGTATCACTATCCTGATCCTCGTCAACCGGATTTTCTTCGATAGGATTCATGGGGTCAACAAATTTCGAACCAATAGAGGAGGGGCGCCTTCTCCCGGATGCATGGCCTTGGGGGTCGACGGCCCTGAAGCACAAAAAAATACTTGTATCTTTTAACACCTACAATATACGGCGAAAGGGCCTCGAGCAGTTTTTCAGATGAGGAAAGATTGATACATACTTTTCGATGGTATCCAACCGTTTACCCAGTTGCTCCAGGGACTCTGCGATAGCGACAAGCTGCTGTTTCTCATCTGAAGGTTTACCATGAGTGCAGAGCATACACTTGAACAATCCTGCGAGTGATATTTCTATAGATCCTTGATCATCGTTGTTGTTCCCATTGCCATTTTGAAGAAATCCAAGAAGTGATTTCTGTTTCGCGTTGCGTTTGGCCTCTtctgcctcttttttttcctgttccaATTCCTGAGGGATCgcttttattgaatttttcaccaagTAAATGATCGCAAGTAATGGTGTTAGTCATTTCCTAGCTACCCAGACCACCAGGTATGGCAGAATGATGTCGTATGAGTAGCATAGTGTTTGTGAAATAATTAGATTACGTTGCTAAAGAAGTATTATTCACTGAATTATTAAGATGTTCGAAGTAATTACCGCTGCAGTTTTCTTGACGATTACTTCTCTGGTTCCCCAGGCGACATTGTTAAGATTTGTGATGGAATAAATCACTAGCAACATGTACATTGAAGGTATGGTGACGTAGTAGATTATACCGTAAATGATACATAAGAATTCTTGAGGGTGCATAAGTGCTGCTATCACCAGTTGACTGGTGATGAGGAAGATGAATAAAGTGCCAGGAGCCAACCATCCATCATCTTTCATTTGTAACAGAATAGCCACTAAGACCGCTATCATAATCAGCCCATACCCTATACTGATCACCGCTGCTGCAAAAAGCTGTGAAAATTTGTTAGTAGCCAAAGTAAAGGGGGATATCTTGTGTTAGAATATATCATCACCAGATGTACATCAAAAATCAGTAACAAAGAAATGTGTGACAATGATTAAGCGTTGGAGTGATTTTTAAATTAGAGACCCAATGCCCTGGACCTGACGAGTATGCTAGCACAATTATACAAACTACAAATATATAATGCAAAAGGCAGAGTTAGGAAAGCAGgatttgaaaaaggaagacgaaccttctttgtctttttgaccaTGACTTCTCTGGTTCCCCAGGTGACGACGTTGAGGTTGATTATAGAATATAGGATAAGAAGGAGGTACATTGAGGGGATAGAGAGAAGGTAGATTATTCCAGGAACGATGCACCAAAACTCTTGCGGATGTAAACAGGCTGCTATAAAAAAGGACCCAGACATTGCTATCAAGAAAATTGCTGAGGGAGATCCGACGCCGTCCTCTCCCAGCTGGAGAGCGGTACCAACAATCACAGCCATCATAATCATGGCATACCCTGTGGAAAGCATCTGGGCAACTAAAAGCTGTAAAGGCAAATAAAGTCACAGAAACAGGGACACACAATTACGAATACCAACAGGCATTGATGGTCGACGATGATAACGTTCTATacataaaataacgaatatcTGGTGGAGGATTAACTTACTTGAATGTTTGATTTACATGTAAAACAAACAACCATGAAAAGTAATATGGGAATTATGTTGTAGTAGAAGCTTGTCCAGTTGTCGATTCGAAAAGCTGCAACGAACGCCCCCACCAACATAAGGAATATCGTTCCCGGCCCAAGAATCGTACCACCTGTTAAAcgcgggtgaaaaatttttgaaaaaaatatcagataaataattaaagtgAAAACGAGAAGCAGTTTCAAGAAGATTACTTACCCATCAGCAGAATCTGGTAGAATATATAAGGCAAAGATATGTtgtcgttaatttttataGTCCGTTTCGAATCCATTAGCAAATCCATAATATTGGCCATGGTGGAGGGTACCCACCGACGGCGTTGGTTGTAGAATTCGTTGAATCCTTCAGGTGCGTGGGTGTAAGCATCACTAGCAGCTGAATACTCGACCTTCAATAGATCGAAGAAATGTTTAGTCCACAAATACCTGATGTAATAAGAAGTATTTCTCAATATCCGCTGCAAGCTACCCACCCTGTATCCTCTCTGAAGAATTAGAGTACACAGCCATCGATCCTCGCCCTGATCGTACTGGACGTAGTGCCTGGCTTCGTCGGATCTTGTTGTATACTTCTTCATAACGTTATCGTCCATGAGTGCCTTACCTCTGAATAGAGAGAAACATCCAGGGCTACAGAGAACGCAACCGATCATGTGCTCTGTGGCTTTTTGCAGCCAATGACCAATCGCGTATTCAAACATCTGGTACCAGACCATGGGACCTATTACGGATACATCCAGTGTTAACAGAGTCCACTGGTAAGGAtttcaaagatgaaaatatccTCACCTGATCCAACGGGGTGAATACGACCACAAGCAGCACCAAgg
Proteins encoded in this window:
- the LOC105691863 gene encoding rho guanine nucleotide exchange factor 7 isoform X1, producing MSKVDHPKLVVALFTFKGKNNDELCFRKGDIITITQMDDGGWWEGTLQDKTGWFPSNYVKDYKIPENSHLPIKLSPEKVNQELLVQQKANRGVVLTNIIESERVNVVELQGLVNNFLQPLETSSILTRDEYKQLIGNMLDVLEVHQHLLTLLEASSLQSPDARVGSLFLALAPRLQSVHATYCSSHPRAVCILDRFRDELNEFMERSGAVSPGILVLTTGLSKPFRRLEKYSAMLQELERHMEKNHPDRGDTQRSVSVYREITERCSAIRKQKELAITVLAGGIKGWEGEDLHSLGDIIYVGPVILATGIERRDRYFVLFSTTLLVLSTSQRMSSFIYEGKLPLTGISVTKIEDTEEMKNGFEISGPMIESILAVCPSREERQQWIEYLTQDQHNGLTKSPTTSHVSPLLNGKQIRMGMENFHSPGIKAPWSLASLRPAPPLYSCNKNFGKTDLSDSAGSVRICNERLFEEDAIILRVIEGYCATVNTRLTVHSAMLECEAVHKPCDRMSIVHNRIGNWDANENRTLSETVNTLKEQIIDLQSQMVLLTKQLDEERKSRLSLAATVKRSIAVMDNSVS
- the LOC105691863 gene encoding rho guanine nucleotide exchange factor 7 isoform X3, encoding MSKVDHPKLVVALFTFKGKNNDELCFRKGDIITITQMDDGGWWEGTLQDKTGWFPSNYVKDYKIPENSHLPIKLSPEKVNQELLVQQKANRGVVLTNIIESERVNVVELQGLVNNFLQPLETSSILTRDEYKQLIGNMLDVLEVHQHLLTLLEASSLQSPDARVGSLFLALAPRLQSVHATYCSSHPRAVCILDRFRDELNEFMERSGAVSPGILVLTTGLSKPFRRLEKYSAMLQELERHMEKNHPDRGDTQRSVSVYREITERCSAIRKQKELAITVLAGGIKGWEGEDLHSLGDIIYVGPVILATGIERRDRYFVLFSTTLLVLSTSQRMSSFIYEGKLPLTGISVTKIEDTEEMKNGFEISGPMIESILAVCPSREERQQWIEYLTQDQHNGLTKSPTTSHVSPLLNGKQIRMGMENFHSPGIKAPWSLASLRPAPPLYSCNKNFGKTDLSDSAGSVRICNERLFEEDAIILRVIEGYCATVNTRLTVHSGPYQRRLIL
- the LOC105691863 gene encoding rho guanine nucleotide exchange factor 7 isoform X2, with product MSKVDHPKLVVALFTFKGKNNDELCFRKGDIITITQMDDGGWWEGTLQDKTGWFPSNYVKDYKIPENSHLPIKLSPEKVNQELLVQQKANRGVVLTNIIESERVNVVELQGLVNNFLQPLETSSILTRDEYKQLIGNMLDVLEVHQHLLTLLEASSLQSPDARVGSLFLALAPRLQSVHATYCSSHPRAVCILDRFRDELNEFMERSGAVSPGILVLTTGLSKPFRRLEKYSAMLQELERHMEKNHPDRGDTQRSVSVYREITERCSAIRKQKELAITVLAGGIKGWEGEDLHSLGDIIYVGPVILATGIERRDRYFVLFSTTLLVLSTSQRMSSFIYEGKLPLTGISVTKIEDTEEMKNGFEISGPMIESILAVCPSREERQQWIEYLTQDQHNGLTKSPTTSHVSPLLNGKQIRMGMENFHSPGIKAPWSLASLRPAPPLYSCNKNFGKTDLSDSAGSVRICNERLFEEDAIILRVIEGYCATVNTRLTVHSGRYFKSFLKYPSDGK